CCGCACCCCGGAGGTGCTGCGCAGCATCACCGCGCAGCTGTACGCGGGCACCGGCGAGGCCGCCCGGTGACAGCCGCCGCCACCACCTCCGTAGAGTCGGCCACCAGCACGCCGCCTGCGGCGGGCCCGCGTCGCAGCCGGACCGCGCTGATCACCACGGGCCTCGCCGCCGCCCTGCTGCTCGCTGCCCTGCTCGCGGCGGGCGTCGGCGCGTACCGGATCCCGACCGGCGACATCCTCGCCTCGGCCGGCCACCGGCTGGGCCTCGGCGGCCACCCGCTCGACCGGGTGCCGGAGTCCGTGCTGTGGAACGTCCGGCTGCCCCGGGTGGTGCTGGCGCTGCTGGTCGGCGCCTCGCTGGGCTGCGCGGGCGCCCTGATGCAGGGCATGTTCGGCAACCCGCTGGCCGAGCCCGGCGTGATCGGGGTCTCCTCCGGCGGCGCGGTCGGCGCGGTCGGCTGCATCGTGCTCGGCCTGGACTCGCTCGGCAGTTGGACGATCACCGTCTTCGCCTTCGCCACCGGCCTGTTGACGGTCTTCGCGGTGTACGCGATGTCCCGCTCGGGCGGGCGCACCGAGGTGGTCACGCTGGTGCTGACCGGAGTCGCGGTGAACGCCTTCTGCGGTGCGCTGATCGGTATCTTCCTGTTCACCGCCGACAGCGCCGCGATCAACCAGGTCACCTTCTGGCAGCTCGGCTCGCTCTCCCAGGCCACCTGGGGCAAGGTGCTCGGCGTGCTGCCGTTCGCGCTGATCGGGCTGGCCGCGGCCCCCGCGTACGCCCGCAAGCTGGACCTGCTGGCCCTCGGCGAGCGCCCGGCCCGCCACCTCGGCGTGGACGTCGAGCGGATGCGGCTGGTGCTGATCACCGTGGTCGCGCTGCTCACCGCCGCGGCCGTCGCGGTCAGCGGCATCATCGGCTTCGTCGGCCTGGTCGTCCCACACCTGCTGCGGATGGCGGCCGGCCCCGGCCACCGCTTCCTGCTGCCCGGGAGCGCGCTCGGCGGCGCCCTGGTGCTGGTGGCCGGCGACCTCGCGGCCCGCACCCTCGCCCAGCCCGCCGAACTGCCGCTCGGTGGGCTGACCGCGCTGATCGGCAGCCCGTTCTTCTTCTGGCTGCTGCGCCGGACCCGGACCAAGCAGGGCGGCTGGGCATGAGGCTGCGTACCCGACAGATCCCCGAACTCCCCTACCCCGGCGAGGAGTTGCTCAGCGCCCAGGGCGTCCGGCTGACCCTCGGCGGCCGCGATCTGCTGTCCGGGGTGGA
The sequence above is a segment of the Kitasatospora sp. NBC_00240 genome. Coding sequences within it:
- a CDS encoding iron ABC transporter permease, with product MTAAATTSVESATSTPPAAGPRRSRTALITTGLAAALLLAALLAAGVGAYRIPTGDILASAGHRLGLGGHPLDRVPESVLWNVRLPRVVLALLVGASLGCAGALMQGMFGNPLAEPGVIGVSSGGAVGAVGCIVLGLDSLGSWTITVFAFATGLLTVFAVYAMSRSGGRTEVVTLVLTGVAVNAFCGALIGIFLFTADSAAINQVTFWQLGSLSQATWGKVLGVLPFALIGLAAAPAYARKLDLLALGERPARHLGVDVERMRLVLITVVALLTAAAVAVSGIIGFVGLVVPHLLRMAAGPGHRFLLPGSALGGALVLVAGDLAARTLAQPAELPLGGLTALIGSPFFFWLLRRTRTKQGGWA